GAAAGAACAGCCAGCCGGCGGATTGGAGCAGTACGTGTTTTAACTTGGACATAAGCGTCATCCGAAGGTGAAGAAGGCTCCGGCTGCACCTGCTGGGGATCAGCACAGGTGCAGCGCGAAACTTGCCGTTGCTGTTACCAGCAAATGCCTTCGGTGCGACCGGTCGTGCAGGTCGCCTTGGACATGAAGCCCACCAGGTCGATCACTTGCTTGCCGTGCGGTGCGTTCTGCGCCAGGGCGCGGAATTTCTCGTCACGGTTGCCGAGGATGATCACGTCGGAGTTGTTGATCACGTCGTCGAAGTCCGAGTTGAGCAGGGACGACACGTGCGGGATCTTGCCTTCGATGTAGTCCTTGTTCGCACCGTGGACACGGGCGTACTCGACGTTGCTGTCGTAGATGCTCAGGTCGAAGCCCTTGCCGATCAGCATTTCGGCCAGTTCTACCAGCGGGCTTTCGCGCAGGTCGTCGGTGCCGGCCTTGAAGCTCAGGCCCAGCAGGGCGACTTTGCGCTTGTCGTGGCTGGAAACGATGTCGAAGGCGTTCTGCACCTGGGACTCGTTGCTGCGCATCAGCGAGTTGAGCAGCGGTGCTTCCACGTCCAGGGTGCTGGCGCGGTAGGTAAGGGCGCGCACGTCTTTGGGCAGGCACGAGCCGCCGAAGGCGAAGCCTGGGCGCATGTAGTACTGGGACAGGTTGAGGGTCTTGTCCTGGCAGACCACTTCCATCACTTCACGACCATCGACGCCGACGGCCTTGGCGATGTTGCCGATCTCGTTGGCGAAGGTCACCTTGGTGGCGTGCCACACGTTGCAGGTGTACTTGATCATCTCGGCAACGGCGATGTCCTTGCGGATGATCGGTGCGTCGAGTTCTTCGTACAGCGACTGCAGGACATCGCCGGAGGCTTTGTCGAACTCGCCGATAACGGTCATCGGTGGCAGGTCGTAGTCGGCGATGGCGGTGGATTCACGCAGGAATTCCGGGTTGACCGCGACACCGAAGTCGACGCCGGCTTTCTTGCCGGAGCAGTCTTCGAGGATCGGGATCACCACGTTGGCCACGGTGCCTGGCAGCACGGTGCTGCGCACGACGACGGTGTGACGGGTGGCTTTGTCACGCAGGACAAAACCGATCTCGCGGCACACGGCTTCGATGTAGTCCAGTTCCAGGTCGCCGTTTTTCTTGCTCGGCGTGCCGACGCAGATCATCGACAGGTCGGTATCGCGGATGGCCTCGGCGAAGTTGGTGGTGCCGCGCAGTCGACCGGTTTCGATACCCTGGCTCAACAGCTCGCCCAGACCCGGCTCAACGATTGGCGATTTGCCTGCGTTGATCAGGTCGATCTTATCCTTGGAGATGTCTACACCGACCACTTCGTGGCCACGGGCAGACAGGCAACCGGCACACACCGCGCCAACGTAACCAAGACCAAATATGCTGATGCGCATCGCATTTACCTCTTTGTCATTCAAGACTGTGTTAAACATGCCAATTAATGGCCGGAGTTCATGTTTGCAAGCGTCACAAATGCCACGAAAGTTGGGCGAATAGACGCCGACTTACCGCGTACAGGCATGTTGAATAATGAGTGACTAACGATTGCACTCAAGTTGTGCGCAGCGGGGCCTTATTGTTGGAGCCTGCCCTCAAATGCAGCCGGCCTTCCTGGGAGAAGGGCCTGGCGCCAGTGCCTCAGGGATTTGATAGAGGCAGTAAGCCTTTAAATATCAATGCCTTGGGTTGTCTCACTGACCATTAGGGGAAGCTTAGCCTTGGCCTTATAGGGAGAAGCAAATCATCCTTGTCGCCGCTCTTAATTAATCGGTTGGCAATATGACCAATGAGTCAAAGTTTAATGTGACAACTTCGCTACTTCCGTTGATCGCCGTGTAAGTCATCTCCTACAGAAACGCAGAATTTCGTTACCGGTGGTATGAGCCGTGCTTTTGGATGAAGTTCCAGACCGCTTATCTTGAGCGTGGAAATTTCTTGAAATATTAGCCGAGATGGCACTGGTACTATATTGATAGCACTTGCTATTTGGGCCAGTAGTTGTAGGGAGTTGGCGCGAAGAGATAGTTTTGTGCCACTAGTGTTTAAAAAAAGTGGTGCCACTACGAAAAAAAACGACGAATGTCGAGTGAAAGAATTGTTAGAGATGCTTCAGGATATTTTTTGACGCCAATAAGTTGACGATCCGTGATGTGAAATCCAGACAAAAATGTGGGAGGGGGCTTGCCCCGATAGCGATGTGTCAGCCTCAACTTCTATGGCTGAACCACCACCATCGGGGGCAAGCCCCCTCCCACATTTGAAAATTTCTGCCTTCGAGAGCCTTATTCCGGTGCGTGATCGCGCAAAAACACCAGGTTGTCCGGTTTGGACTGCTCCGCGTTGAAGCGATAACCCTGCACATCGAACTGCTTGAGCTTGGCCGGATCGTTGATGCGCTCTTCAATCACGAAGCGGCTCATCATGCCCCGGGCTTTTTTCGCGTAGAAGCTGATGATTTTGTACTGGCCGTTCTTGAAGTCCCTGAACTCGGTATTGATGATCCGCGCGTTCAGGGCTGTGCGCTTGACCGCCGAGAAGTACTCGTTGGACGCCAGGTTGAGCAGCACGTCATCACCTTGCTCGGCCAGGGCTTCGTTGAGCCATTCGCTGATGCGCGTGCCCCAGAAGGCGTACAGGTCCTTGCCACGGGCGTTGGCCAGCTTGGTGCCCATCTCCAGGCGGTACGGCATCATCAGGTCCAGGGGGCGCAGCAGGCCGTACAGGCCCGAGAGCATGCGCAAGTGGTCCTGGGCGTAGCTGAAGTCGGCATCGCTGAGGGTGTCGGCGTTGAGGCCGGTGTACACGTCGCCCTTGAATGCGAGCAGGGCTTGCTTGGCATTCTCGGGGGTGAAGGCCGGGGTCCAACTGCCGAAGCGTGCGGCGTTGAGGCCGCCGATTTTGTCGGAAACGTGCATCAACTCACTGATTTGCGCCGGGCTCAGCTCGCGCAATTGCTCGATCAGTTCCTGGGAGTGGTCGAGGTATTGCGGCTGGGTGAAGCGTGGGGTGGCCGGTTTTGACTCGAAATCGAGGGTCTTGGCGGGGGAAATCACCGTCAGCATGAAGTCGTCTCCTGTAATCGTGGGGGGATTCTAGGGGCTGGGGCGGTTTGACTCCACCTATGATGGCGATAGGCGTGATCGGCTATAGTGCCCGACGACTCTGGAGAGGGAGACCCTGCGTGCGAATAGCGCTTTTGTTGTCGGCTTGCCTGCTGTGCCTGAATGCCCAGGCCGCGCCGGTGGACGTAGCCAGCCTGGACCGTGGCACCTGGCCCGAAAAACTCAGCAGCCCTGCGCTGTTCGATGTGGCTTCGCGCGCGGAAATCCTGATGTTCGCCCGCAGCCTGCAGGCCAGCGAGTCCTTGGATGACGCCGCGCTCAAACAGCGCCTGGGCTTGAAGATCATCAACCTGGCCGCCATCGACGACCTGCGCCGCCAGCTCTGGCAGCGCCTGCTGGAGAACTATACCTTCGCCCAGCAGAGTTGCGAGGTGGATGCCTCGTTCTGCTACCTGGTGGAAAACATGGACGACCTGCGCGAGCAGGCCGGCAAGCTGGAGGTCAGCGAAGATTCCTTCTATATAGGCTGGGCCGCCCCCAGCCATACCTTCCACGAACGCTACCTGGACGAACTGCTGCGCAAGGCTGCATTGTTCCCGCAGATCAGCAGCGAAGTCGCACGCTTTGGCGACCATGAGCGCAATGGCGACGAATTCAACGACCGCCTGTTCCTGCTCACCTTCGACGGTGGCCCGGCACCGGTCAGCGGCAATACCGACTGGCTCGCCGAGTACCTGCGCAAACAGAAGATGAGCGTCACATTCTTCGTCCTCGGCAGCAGCCTGCAAACCCGTGTGGAGCGCAGTTCCGCCGCCGAGGTGGAGGCGTTGTACCAGGGCCAGTGCGTTGGCACCCAGGGGTGGCAGTACCGTTCCCACAGCCATTGGGTGGACTGGCAAAGCTCCATCACTCGCAGTGCGTCGCTGGTGCAGAACCTGATGCCGGAAAACTACGTGCCACTGTTCCGCCCACCGTACGGGCAGCGCCGTGCGGACAGCCAGGGATTCTTTCAATCCCAGGGGTTGCAGGTGGCGTTGTGGGACATCGACTCCCAGGATGAGCCGGGCAAACTCAAGGCCGATGAGTCGATGCAGCGTGTGCTCACGCTGATGTTGCTGTGGCGCAAAGGGGTGATTGTGTTTCACGACACTCAGGACAAGGCGCGGGTGGCATTGCCTTTGTTGTTACAGGCAACGGCGCAGAGTGGCTTGGGGTGGCAGGACTGCCGGGAAGCATTTCGTTAAAAAGATGAAGTGCCCGGTTCTGTTGGGTTTAAGGCAAAAATGGCTATTTTTTTTCGACATTTCGATGCAGGCGGACTTCCGACTTTAACGGGGCGCATGGCACTCGGCTAGTGCTATTCGTCATCCTGAAAAATAAACTTCAAAAAAGCGTCAAAGTGCTTTTTCCTGTCATGTGTTTTGCGGTATCAAGAAGTCAGATCGCCGAAACCTGCAACACAGGTGGCGTCTTCCAAGACTCCTCAGGTGGGCACTGCACTTGACGTCACTCAGGTGCAGTCGGTGGTCGAATCGAGGCGCAGCACTGTCGTGGTATTGCGTCGACTGGCTCCCACAAAGGTGACCGAGTATGGATGATCATGGACGCACCCCTTCTTCCGACCAGCCAATCCTTTATGTGCTTGATACCAACGTATTGATCCACGATCCAAACGCACTGCTCAATTTCGAAGAACACCACGTCGCTATCCCGATGATCGTGCTGGAGGAACTCGACAAGCTCAAAAGCGGGCATCACAGCGTGGCTGCCGAATGCCGCCAGGCTATCCGCCTGATCGACAAGACCCTGGGTGAAGCCTCGCCGGAGGACGTTGAAGTCGGCGTGCCGATCCAGCGTGGCAAAAGTGGGCCCAAGGGCTTGCTGTCGATCCTGATGAGCAAGCGCAGCGAGCCCAACAGCCTGCTGCCGGAAAACCTCAATGACAACAAAATCATCAACCAATTGATCGACCTGCACGCGCGCGACAAGGACTTGCGCCTGGTGCTGGTGACCAAAGACATCAATATGCGCCTCAAGGCCCGAGCGTGTGGGATCGCGGCCGAGGACTACAGTACCGACCAACTGGTCGACGACGTGTCGATGCTGTCCCGTGGTTATCACACGGTGACGGGCTCGTTCTGGGACCTCGTCAGCAAGGTCGAAACCCGTCAGGACCACGGCCGCACCTGGCATCAGGTTCAATTGATCGACAATTTGCCGGCCGTGCATATCAATGAGTTCATCATCGACGAACAGGGTTTCGTGGGCTGGATCAAAGAGATCCAGGTCGACAAGCTGCTGATCCTCGACCTGCATCAGGAACCCCTGTTGCACCAGGAAGCCTGGGGCCTGAAACCGCGTGACATCTATCAGAGCCTGGCGCTGTACGCGTTGCTCGATCCGGACATCCACCTGGTCAACCTGACCGGCGCTGCGGGTTCCGGTAAAACCATCCTTGCCCTGGCTGCCGCCATCGAGCAGACCATGGTGACCAAGCGCTATCGCCGCATCATCGCCACCCGCAGTGTGCAGGGGCTGGACCA
The genomic region above belongs to Pseudomonas sp. S35 and contains:
- a CDS encoding nucleotide sugar dehydrogenase: MRISIFGLGYVGAVCAGCLSARGHEVVGVDISKDKIDLINAGKSPIVEPGLGELLSQGIETGRLRGTTNFAEAIRDTDLSMICVGTPSKKNGDLELDYIEAVCREIGFVLRDKATRHTVVVRSTVLPGTVANVVIPILEDCSGKKAGVDFGVAVNPEFLRESTAIADYDLPPMTVIGEFDKASGDVLQSLYEELDAPIIRKDIAVAEMIKYTCNVWHATKVTFANEIGNIAKAVGVDGREVMEVVCQDKTLNLSQYYMRPGFAFGGSCLPKDVRALTYRASTLDVEAPLLNSLMRSNESQVQNAFDIVSSHDKRKVALLGLSFKAGTDDLRESPLVELAEMLIGKGFDLSIYDSNVEYARVHGANKDYIEGKIPHVSSLLNSDFDDVINNSDVIILGNRDEKFRALAQNAPHGKQVIDLVGFMSKATCTTGRTEGICW
- a CDS encoding polysaccharide deacetylase family protein — its product is MRIALLLSACLLCLNAQAAPVDVASLDRGTWPEKLSSPALFDVASRAEILMFARSLQASESLDDAALKQRLGLKIINLAAIDDLRRQLWQRLLENYTFAQQSCEVDASFCYLVENMDDLREQAGKLEVSEDSFYIGWAAPSHTFHERYLDELLRKAALFPQISSEVARFGDHERNGDEFNDRLFLLTFDGGPAPVSGNTDWLAEYLRKQKMSVTFFVLGSSLQTRVERSSAAEVEALYQGQCVGTQGWQYRSHSHWVDWQSSITRSASLVQNLMPENYVPLFRPPYGQRRADSQGFFQSQGLQVALWDIDSQDEPGKLKADESMQRVLTLMLLWRKGVIVFHDTQDKARVALPLLLQATAQSGLGWQDCREAFR
- a CDS encoding PhoH family protein, producing MDDHGRTPSSDQPILYVLDTNVLIHDPNALLNFEEHHVAIPMIVLEELDKLKSGHHSVAAECRQAIRLIDKTLGEASPEDVEVGVPIQRGKSGPKGLLSILMSKRSEPNSLLPENLNDNKIINQLIDLHARDKDLRLVLVTKDINMRLKARACGIAAEDYSTDQLVDDVSMLSRGYHTVTGSFWDLVSKVETRQDHGRTWHQVQLIDNLPAVHINEFIIDEQGFVGWIKEIQVDKLLILDLHQEPLLHQEAWGLKPRDIYQSLALYALLDPDIHLVNLTGAAGSGKTILALAAAIEQTMVTKRYRRIIATRSVQGLDQEIGFLPGTEAEKMEPWLGAITDNLEALHMDDENTHGSVDYILSKVPLQFKSLNYIRGRSFQQSLILIDECQNLTPHQMKTIITRAGAGSKVVCLGNLAQIDTPYLSATSSGLTYLTERFKDFPNGVHIALQGVPRSILAEYAESHL
- the yaaA gene encoding peroxide stress protein YaaA; protein product: MLTVISPAKTLDFESKPATPRFTQPQYLDHSQELIEQLRELSPAQISELMHVSDKIGGLNAARFGSWTPAFTPENAKQALLAFKGDVYTGLNADTLSDADFSYAQDHLRMLSGLYGLLRPLDLMMPYRLEMGTKLANARGKDLYAFWGTRISEWLNEALAEQGDDVLLNLASNEYFSAVKRTALNARIINTEFRDFKNGQYKIISFYAKKARGMMSRFVIEERINDPAKLKQFDVQGYRFNAEQSKPDNLVFLRDHAPE